A region of the Stieleria neptunia genome:
TCGAGCGTCGATGAAGGTGGATGCGGCATCGTCCGGGCACCGCGCTGGACGGCAGCACCATGTTGGTGTGAAGAGAACCGAATGCGTTTAGCGTCACCGTCTCCGTCTTCAAGTTTCGGCCGCGGGCATCGTAGACGTCCAACACGAACCTCTCACCCTTGCGAAACGTGAATCGGTCTTGATCGACCCACCGCACAATGCCTTTGATGTTGACCAATTCCCCCGGCCGATAGACGGGGCGATCGGTAAACAGATATCCCGTGGGCACCAAACCGACGGCGAAGTCCAGGCCGTTCAAATTGGTCACCGTCGATGCGATCTGGCCTTGGTGGACCGCAAACACACGCAAATCTTTGATGTCACGCAATCGCTTCGACTGCGAACGTACGATTCCTTCTGCATCGGTCACCAATTCCTCGAACACCGACGCACCGTCGCTGACCAGCACACTGACTCCCTCGGCCGGTTTTCCGGTTCGCATGTTTTGCGCGAACAAAAACAACTCGTTGCGAGACGATTTGACCAGGATGTCCAAATCACTGACGACGACCATGGTCGTGGCTTCCATCTTGTCACTGCTGACGGTGACCGCGGTGACGCCCGGCCCATCGACCGGAATCGTGACCTCCTGTTCGATTTGCTTGAAGGGTTCGTAATCATCGACCGCATGTTCAAACTGCTGGTCCGGGTCGATCAAAGCAATGTCCAGTTTTTCGACCCCGGTGGCCAGGTGCATCTTTCGAAAGTAGTCCGTCATGTCGATCGTGTAGACGGCCACAGAAACCTTCTCCAGATTTCGCGTGGTCAGCAAAATCCCGGCCTGTTCGTCGCTGCGGAATTTGCGTTTCGTCATCACCTGCAACTCGGGGCGGGTCAGCCGCGCGATCCGCTGCTTGGCAGCTGACTCACTGGCCCCCTTGACCTTCTTGTACGACTGGAGCGCTTCCTCGCGGCGCTGGAGTTGTTCTTCCAACGTGATGCCGATCCGCAACGACGCCAACGAAGCCTGCGCCGTATCGGGATACTTGTCGACCAGACGCTGCCAATCGGCGATCGCGTCCTCCAGCAACTCTCGGCAGGTTTGATTGAGTCGGATCTCGGTCCCGGATCGGCCTTTTTTGATCGCCGCGTCGACACGCTGTTGATGTCGGTCCAGCGCGTCGCGCCGATTCATTTCGCCGAATTGCAACAAGATGTTCGGCGCCCGTTGGTCCAGCGGATACTTGTTGAGGAACGTCTGCCACAGCGCCCTGGCCTTGGCAAAGTCTTTTTCGTTGAGTGCGTATTGGGCGGCGGCAAATTCCGCCCCGATGATTTTTTGTTGAACGTCAGGCCACTGCGAATCGGTCGGATGATTTTCCAGGAATTCCTTCCACGCTTCGATCGCTTTGTCAAACTCATTCTGGGCGAAATACGATTGCCCGAGCATCCGTCGCGCGATCGCCAATTGGTCGGATTCGCGATAGATCGGATTGGCGATCAAGCTTTCCAGTCGGTCGATCGCTTGGACGTTGCGTCGCCGCGATTCATAACCTTGGGCAATCTCCAGCTCGGCCTTGGCAGCGAGTGGGTGGTCGGGGTACGCCTTGAGAAACCGTTCTGCCAGGGTGACGGCCAGCTCGAGGTTGCCGTCGGTTGCCGGGTTCGGCAGCCCGTAGGTGTGGGCCAGTCGATACGTTGCATTGGCCAGTCGGTCGGCCAAGGACTCACTTGGGTCGAGCGGTGGATCGTGTTTAGAAAGAAGGTCTTGCCAAGTCCGACGCGCGGCGGAAGGCTGCTTGTTTTCCAGCTGGACCACCCCCAGCCGGTACATCGCATCGGACTGCAACTCGACCGACGCGGACACGCCTGAGTTCGGATCGGGATCGCCGTGCCGGGCGAGAAATGCTTGGTAGGCTTGCGTCGCCTGATCGAGCTGTTTCAGTTCTTCGATACAGCGTGCCACGCGAAACTCGATTTGTTGCCGGCGGCGAATGGTCGGTCCAAGCTTGTTGGCTTCGCGATAATACTCCAACGCCTGTTTGTAATCGGGTTGTTTGGCGCGCGAGGGATCATTGGCGGGGACGCCCTCGAAAAAGCGATCGGCAAACTCCAGGTAGATTTTTGCGAGTTCGTCTTTTCTGCCCCGCGAGAGCAATCGTTCGGCTTCGCGCTGATAGATTTCGCCGGCAACGTTGTACTGGCGATTCATCACCGCGACGGCCGCACGCCCGAACCTGGACCGGCTGACCCATTCGCTTTTGGGGAACCGTTTTTCCAGTTCCAGATAGGCCGCGACGGCATCGTCCCGTTGATCCGCGTGCGACAACGCGAGCGCTTTCAGATAAAGCAGGTAATCCGCCGCGGTGACAGCGTCGTTCTGTAGTTCTGACTCGATCGCCTTGACGGCGTCCTGATACCGTCTCGCTTGCATCGCGTCGTGAACGGCCGCCGGGATACCGACTACGCCGCTGATGGAAGGGCGCCGGACAGAGTCATCCGGACCGCCGGGGTCGGCGGCGACGCCATCCCCGAAGCCACCCCACACGAGCGAGACCAAGAACACCCCACGCAACAGGTTCGAGCCGAATCGAGCCATCATCGATACTCCACAGTAGCAAGCGTCCGGACGCCGATCGGATCAACGTCCCGGGCACGACAAGGTTTTCCACTACTCTAACCCATCCCCCGGGAGCGACGAACCGAAGGGTTGTAAACCAACTGTAAAAACATTCTCAGCGGCAGTCGCCGCGGATCGCCTGTTTCCAGATTGACCAAACCGCTTGTGTCGCTTCCAATTTGACCAACAGGTGGTTTTTGTCAGATTTGGAGCGATTGCCAATGCAGGTCATCCGGGGCAGTGTGAAAGACGTTGGGGAGCGTTTTGATGGTGTTCAAGTGACAGCCGGCGGCAGTCTTGCCGACGGTTTGGAAATCGATCATGACTAACGAGACGACGAAAGTGAAAGAAACGCCACTTGTCGTTGGTATCGGTGCGTCGGCGGGCGGACTGGAAGCGGTTCGCGAGTTCCTGCAACATCTGGGAAGGTGCCAGGATCTGGCGATCGTTCTCGTCTTGCATCACGATGCGTCCAGCAAACCGCTACTCGGTGACCTGTTGGATGCGGCGACGGAGATGACGGTGGCCGAAGTCACCGAACGAACGAAACTCCGACCCGGCGTCGTTTATCTCGCTCCCGCGAATCGCTTTTTGGACGTGAAGCACGGCGGCATTTTGCCCGTGGTTCCCGGCAGCGATGAAAGTCCGCTGAACTCGGTGGACCACTTTTTCCATTCGTTGGCCCGGGATCAAGCCGAGCGAGCCATCGGAATCGTTCTTTCGGGAACCGGTAGCGACGGCACCGTCGGACTGAAGGCGATCGGGGACGCCGGAGGGCTGACGTTTGCCCAGGACACCGCGTCGGCAAAGTACGACAGCATGCCTCGCAGCGCCGCCACGCTTGGGGCGGCCGATCACGTGTGCCGTCCGAGCGAGATGGCGGACGAACTGCGACGGTACACCGATCACCTGAATCGATACGGCGATGAGCAGTCCGTCGGTCGTGTTCAAAACCAAATTGCCGAAGCGATTCCACGAATCGCAGAGCACCTTTTCGAGGTGACCGGCCATCATTTCCAGCACTACAAAATCACCACGCTGACGCGTCGTCTGCTGCGGCGAATGCACGTTCTGAAGATTGCATCCGCCGCCGAGTACCTGTCCCACCTGCAACGGAGCGAGGAGGAAACACACGCGCTGTTTCGAGAACTGTTGATCGGCGTGACCGCGTTTTTCCGCGACCCCGAGGCCTTCAACGCGATCGCAACGACGGTGCTGCCGCAAATCTTTGACGGCAGACGTCCCGACGACGTCGTCCGCATCTGGGTGGCCGGGTGCAGTACCGGTGAAGAAGCCTATTCCTTGGCGATGCTCTGTCGCGAGCAGGTCGACGCGATGGAGGATCCGCCCGAAGTCAGGATTTTTGCGACCGACATCGACGATCGTGCGTTGCAGATCGCACGGACGGGGTCGTACCCGACCGGCATTGAAGATCACGTCAGCGCGGCGCGTTTGAAGCGATTTTTCGTCCGACGCGGCAAACGATATCAAGTCACCCAAGAGGTCCGCGAACTCGTTCTCTTTTCCAAGCACAATCTGATCAGTGACCCACCGTTCTCGCGACAGGACCTGATTTCGTGTCGCAACTTGCTCATCTACCTGGGTGAACATTTACAAGAAAAATTAATTCCGCTGTTTCACTACGCCACGCGGCCCGCGGGTTTCCTCTTTCTCGGTCCCAGCGAAACCATTTCGACGCACGGCGAATTATTCAAGTCATTCGACACCAAGTGCCGCATTTCACAACGCAAAGGCACAGCGACGGGGTCGATCAGTGCGCTGGTGACACGCCGCGGGGAGGTCAAACCGGTTCACGCCGGCGAAACACAGTCCGATGCGACGATCGATTTGAATGTCATCCGCCAACGCATTCTGTTGGACGAGTTCACACCCAAAGCCGTCGTGATCGACCAGACCGGTACGGTCCTGAACGCCTCGGACGGCGTCTCGAAGTATCTGGAAGTCTCCGGCGGGGATTTTCACAATCACATTATCAAGATGGCCCTGCCCAGTTTGAGGATCGGTTTGCGAGCCGCCCTCAGCGAGGCCAAGAAGGCGCGTCGACGGGTAACGCACGACCATCTGTCAATCCGTGATGGGGAGCTGATCCAACGGGTCATGTTGACCGTCCAGCCGATGCCCCAGTTGGGAGAGGACGCCGAATTATTCATGGTCGTCTTCCATGACGTCGGCGAACCGATGCGGCGTGAAGAATTTGATCACCCCCCGGACGCCAGCTCCACCGGCGATCACGACGCCGATGTCATCATCGCCCAATTGGAACGTGAACTCGAATCGACTCGAAGTGATCTGGAACGCACGCTCCAAGACATGGAGGCGGCCAACGAGGAGCTGAAATCGTCCAACGAAGAACTGTTGTCGATGAACGAAGAGCTGCAATCGGCCAACGAAGAGTTGGAAACGTCCAAGGAGGAGATCCGTGCCGGCAGTGATGCCGTGGCACGCGCCCACGCCGACCTGGAGAATCTGCTGCGCAGCACGCAGATCGCAACCGTGTTCCTGGACAACGAACGACGGATTCGAAGTTTCACGCCGGCGATCAAGGAAATCTACGCACTGATTCCGACCGACGTCGGCAGGCCGCTGGAGCATTTTGTCCCCCGCGTTCGCAACATGCCACCGCTACCCGATCCGGCAACGATTCAATCCACCGGTGTCATCGAAGACACGGTGGTCGGCGAATCCGGCCGCTCCTACATTCGCCGCGTTTCGCCCTACCGATCCCGCGGCGGGCTGACCGACGGCATCGTCGTGACCTTCGTCGATGTCTCTGAACTTGTCGAGCGCGAGGCCATGTTGGCGTCGCTGATGAGTTCGACCGCGGAAGGGATCTACGGCATCGACCTGGATGGCAGATGCACGTTCGCCAACGCCGCCTGTGCCAAGTTGCTCGGTTATCAAAACGCGGACGCGTTTCTGGGGCAATCCATGCATGACATGATTCACCACTCGCGTCGCGATGGTTCAACGTATGGTGCCGACGAATGCCGAATCGCGCGAGCCTTTCGCAACGGAGAACCGGTGCACGTCGATGACGAATGTTTCTGGCGCACCGATGGATCGTCGTTTGATGTGGAGTACTGGTCACACCCGCAAATCCGAGACGGTGAAACGGTAGGCTGTGTCGTCACCTTCATCGATATCACCGAGCGTCGCAGCGCTGAAACGGAACTGGCCGATGCCAAGGATCGGCTCGAATTGTCATTGCAGATCGCCGATGTGGCTCCCTGGAGTTGGGACGTGCGTTCGGGACAGCCGATCAGCAATCCGATCCTGAACCGGTTGTTCGGTTTTGCCGAAAACGAGTCGCCGTCGCTCCATGACTTTCTCGAACGTATCGATCCATCCGTTCGAAATCACATCTCGTCGGCGATCCAAAATGCGATCGCCGAGGGCAACATCTACGACGAGGAATATCCGGTCCGTTTGCCCAGCGGGGAGGTGCGACACCTCCGCGCACGCGGCCGCGTGAGGAGGTCCGCAGACGGTGTGGCCGAGGATTTCTTTGGTGTCGTCGTCGATATCACCGACCGTAAACGTCGCGAGTTGGACCTTGCCGACCGCGAAGCGCACTTGCGTCGCGTCATCAACAACCAACTCGGTTTGGTCGGTGTGATCGACCGCGGGGGACGGTTGCTGGAAATCGACGACGGATCACTGCAGATCGCCCGGGCGCGGCGGGAAGACGTGGTCGGCAAACCCTTTGCCGAAGCGCCGTGGTGGAACTACGACCCCGCAGTGGTTCAACAGACGCGAGCGGCCATGGCTCGGGCCTTTGCCGGTGAAGTCGTCCGGTATGACGTGTCACTGTTCGCACACGGCAGCGACGGGGTGATGATCGATTTCATGATCGCGCCCGTCTTTGACGCCGACGGAAATGTCGAATTCTTGATCCCATCCGGCGTCGACATCCGCGATCGCGTCAAGATCGAGAAAGAACAACGGTCGGTGACGCGGCGGATGGAGATGGCGTTGCGTGCCGGCGGCATGGCGGCG
Encoded here:
- a CDS encoding chemotaxis protein CheB; protein product: MTNETTKVKETPLVVGIGASAGGLEAVREFLQHLGRCQDLAIVLVLHHDASSKPLLGDLLDAATEMTVAEVTERTKLRPGVVYLAPANRFLDVKHGGILPVVPGSDESPLNSVDHFFHSLARDQAERAIGIVLSGTGSDGTVGLKAIGDAGGLTFAQDTASAKYDSMPRSAATLGAADHVCRPSEMADELRRYTDHLNRYGDEQSVGRVQNQIAEAIPRIAEHLFEVTGHHFQHYKITTLTRRLLRRMHVLKIASAAEYLSHLQRSEEETHALFRELLIGVTAFFRDPEAFNAIATTVLPQIFDGRRPDDVVRIWVAGCSTGEEAYSLAMLCREQVDAMEDPPEVRIFATDIDDRALQIARTGSYPTGIEDHVSAARLKRFFVRRGKRYQVTQEVRELVLFSKHNLISDPPFSRQDLISCRNLLIYLGEHLQEKLIPLFHYATRPAGFLFLGPSETISTHGELFKSFDTKCRISQRKGTATGSISALVTRRGEVKPVHAGETQSDATIDLNVIRQRILLDEFTPKAVVIDQTGTVLNASDGVSKYLEVSGGDFHNHIIKMALPSLRIGLRAALSEAKKARRRVTHDHLSIRDGELIQRVMLTVQPMPQLGEDAELFMVVFHDVGEPMRREEFDHPPDASSTGDHDADVIIAQLERELESTRSDLERTLQDMEAANEELKSSNEELLSMNEELQSANEELETSKEEIRAGSDAVARAHADLENLLRSTQIATVFLDNERRIRSFTPAIKEIYALIPTDVGRPLEHFVPRVRNMPPLPDPATIQSTGVIEDTVVGESGRSYIRRVSPYRSRGGLTDGIVVTFVDVSELVEREAMLASLMSSTAEGIYGIDLDGRCTFANAACAKLLGYQNADAFLGQSMHDMIHHSRRDGSTYGADECRIARAFRNGEPVHVDDECFWRTDGSSFDVEYWSHPQIRDGETVGCVVTFIDITERRSAETELADAKDRLELSLQIADVAPWSWDVRSGQPISNPILNRLFGFAENESPSLHDFLERIDPSVRNHISSAIQNAIAEGNIYDEEYPVRLPSGEVRHLRARGRVRRSADGVAEDFFGVVVDITDRKRRELDLADREAHLRRVINNQLGLVGVIDRGGRLLEIDDGSLQIARARREDVVGKPFAEAPWWNYDPAVVQQTRAAMARAFAGEVVRYDVSLFAHGSDGVMIDFMIAPVFDADGNVEFLIPSGVDIRDRVKIEKEQRSVTRRMEMALRAGGMAAWEWTPTKSIWTPELYELLGIDSDQEACSDLFFSLVHPDDVEPLKQAWQDAIEGSDTYDSEFRIIRPDGAIRWMNGLGEVVRDQGKVIQMYGVNWDSTEEHLQAEALRESERRAHQASASKSEFLANMSHEIRTPMTAILGYAELLKDLVDHHESQQYLQTIRRNGDYLLEIINDILDLSKIEAGKLDVQQERFEPCRLIEDVRSIMEVRAKEGGLTLEIEYDGKLPRMILSDAKRLKQILINLVGNAIKFTKQGGVKIRIRFEVSSQQLQFDVIDTGIGISAEQMSQLFKPFSQGDASVTRHFGGTGLGLAISQRLAEMLGGNISASSTEGVGSTFTLRIATGDVSPSDLVRYLEPRSDGGSGPTPPTSTLGKLSCHVLIVDDRQDIRFLSRHILTKAGATVDECEDGVQAVEHLSACLKTGDCPDLILLDMQMPNLDGYSTSKKLREIGYRGPIIALTADAMQGDMNKCLEAGCNDYLSKPIDAAKMIRVVGEATSVDSPSGCTKANHR